DNA sequence from the Marinilongibacter aquaticus genome:
TCTTCCAATCCGCCTTCGAAAAGCTGGTCGGCAAACGAAAAACTGGCCTACTGGATCAACGCCTACAATGCCTTTACCGTCAAACTGATTTTGGATCACGCAGACGAAGGCATCAAAAGCATCAAAGACATCGGCAGCAAAGTCAAAATCCCTTTCGTGAATACACCTTGGGATATAAAATTCATTAAAATCGGGAAAGAAACTCTTGATTTGAACAACTTAGAACACGGCATTATTCGCAAGCAATTTGCCGAACCCAGAATTCACTTTGCTTTGGTTTGTGCCGCCAAATCATGCCCACCGCTTCGAAACGAAGCTTATACAGCCCAAAAACTCGACAAGCAATTGGATGATCAGGGCAAGCGGTTCATCAACGATAAGTTTAAAAACCAAGTGTCGGGCAATCAGCTGAAACTCTCGAAAATATTTTCCTGGTACGGCGGCGACTTCAAAAAATCGGCCAGCGTGATCGACTGGGTGAATCGCTATGCACAAGTAAAGGCGAAAGCGGGGACAGACATCGCCTATTTGGACTACGACTGGGCATTGAACGGCAAGCTTTAAAGCCTATTTTAGGGTATCGATAGCGAAAATCGTGAAAAGCCTATTAGTTTTGTGTCACGATTCCTTTTCTTATGCGAGATATACTATTTTGGTTTAGAAACGACCTGCGTCTACACGACAACGAAGCCTTTATTCGGGCCACGGACCTCGGCCGTGTATTGCCCGTTTATGTTATCGATCCTTCTATTTTCGAAGTGACAAAATTGGGTTTCAAAAAAACAGGGAAATACCGCCTGAAATTTTTACTCGAGTCTTTGCAAGACCTCAAAAACAACTTGCAGCATTTGGGTTCAGACCTTATCGTTCGCATCGGTAAGCCCGACGAAGAGTTGGCCAAAATAGCCCAGGAGCGAGATGTACTTTATGTGCTCAGCTCGAAAGAAGTGACTCAGGAAGAAACCAACCTCGAATTTGAGCTTTCTCAGCGATTGAAAAGGCTGAACATCGACATGGAACTCATATGGCAAGCTACCTTATACCATGTACGCGAGCTGCCCTTGCAAATCAAATTCCTGCCCGACGTCTTCACCGATTTCCGAAAAATAATGGACAAGCAATCGGTTATTCGCAGGCTACAGCCTACACCCGAAAAACTGCACAGCATTTCGGATATCGAGCTTGGCGAGATTCCTAAAATGACCGATTTCGGTTTTGAAGAAGAAGATGAAAACCTCGAAAACGTGTTTTTCAAAGGTGGCGAAACCGCGGCTCTCGAAAGGCTTGACGAATTCATCTGGAAAAAGGAAATCATTAAAAACTATAAAGAAACCCGCAATCAACTTCTCGGAAACGATTTTTCTTCAAAGCTTTCGGCCTGGATCAGTTTAGGCTGCATTTCTCCACGAAAAATCTATTTCGAAGTGAAACGCTACGAAACGGAAATCCTGAAAAACGAATCGACCTATTGGGTGATTTTCGAATTGATGTGGCGAGATTATTTCCATTTTGTTGCCCTGAAATACGGTGTGCGGCTTTTCAAAAAGTGCGGTATAAAACACGACCTGAACAAAACTTGGCGAAAAGACAAAAAGGAGTTCAAAAGATGGCGAAAAGGCAAAACGGGCATTCCATTGATCGACGCCAACATGCGAGAACTGCAAGAAACAGGCTATATGTCGAATCGTGGCCGCCAACTCGTAACCAGCTTTTTCACCAAAGACCTGAAACTCGAATGGTGGTGGGGAGCCATGTATTTCGAAAGCAAACTTATCGATTACGATGTATGCAGCAACTGGGGCAACTGGAATTACATTGCAGGAATTGGCAATGACCCCAGGCCCAACCGCTATTTCAATATCGCGATGCAAAGTGAAAAATACGATCCGCAAGGCGAATACATCAAACACTGGCTTCCGGAATTAAAAGAAGTGCCTGCACACATGCTGCACCATTTCGACAAACAGAAACCCGAAGAGTTGGAACAGTACGGCGTAATTTTGGGAGAAAATTACCCTCACCCTTTGCTCACCTTACCATAAAATACGCCATACATCAATTTATGGCCGTTGATATTGCCAATCGACCAATCGTAATGCGAGGGTTTGAGAGAAGCTCTATATTTGATATTTTTGGATGGCTTTTTAAAACAACCCCTTTTCAGATTTGAGAAGGAAGCTTAAAAAAGCCAATTTTCTGACCAATTACCTGTCGGCCCAAAGGCAGACACGCGACCTTTAAAATAAAAACATACACATGAAAAAATTAGGAACTTTAGTAATTGTTGGCCTTGTCATTCTGTTTGGCCTATACGGCTGCAATTCGTACAACGGCCTTGTACAAAAAGACAACAAAGTAGACGAGCTTTGGTCGAATGTACAGACCCAATACCAAAGAAGAGCCGACTTGATCAACAATTTGGTAAAAACGGTACAGGGAGCTGCCGATTTCGAAAAAAGTACTTTGACACAAGTAATCGATGCCCGTGCAAAAGCCACATCGATGCAACTCAGTGCCAGCGATCTTACAGAAGAAAATTTAGCGAAATTTCAGGCTGCTCAGGATCAATTGAGTGGTGCCCTGAGCCGGCTTTTGGTAAGCGTAGAGCGTTATCCCGATTTGAAAGCCAATCAGAATTTTCTTGAATTGCAGGCTCAAATTGAAGGCACGGAAAACAGAATATCTGTGGCCCGAAACGACTTCAATGCGGGAGTGAGCGATTACAACCTTTCGGTGCGTACATTTCCCATGAACCTCATGGCCGGTATCTTTGGCTTTGAGCGTAGAGCCTTCTTCAAAGCAGCCGAATCTGCTCAAGATGCTCCAGACGTGAATTTTGATTTCAAATAAGCCATTCTCAGAAAACTATGTTTTTTACTCAGTCTGAACAACACGAAATTGTAGAAGCCATAAAAGCTGCGGAATTGGAAACTTCAGGCGAGGTGAAACTGCATGTCGAGAAGCACTGCCCTACGGACAACCCAATGGAACGTGCCCAAGAAGTTTTCTTTATGCTTGCATTGGACAACACCGCATTGCGAAATGGGGTGTTGTTCTACCTGGCCCTTGAAGACCGAAAATTTGCGATCCTGGGCGATTCGGGTATTGATGCTAAAGTAGACGATGGATTCTGGAACGAGGTGAAGGAAACCTTGATCAGCCATTTCAAAACAGGCGAATATGTGAAGGGTCTAAAAGAAGGCATCGAAAAGGCGGGCTTGTCTTTAAAAGCCCATTTCCCCTATCAAAGTGATGATATAAACGAGCTCTCGGACGATATTTCTTTCGGAGACGACGAATAATGAGCAAACACCTCTCAACAAATACCACAAATCTCAGAAAACAAGCTTGGTTAAGCATTTTGGCCTTTCTTTCCGTACTGTTTGTTTATCAACTTTCGTATGGCCAAAACATTCCCAAAAGGCCAAACCCTCCGCGTTTGGTCAATGACTTCGTAGGAGCTTTCAGTCAAACGGAAATCCAAAGTTTAGAACAAAAACTGGTTGCTTTCGACGACAGCACCTCCAACCAAGTGGCCGTGGTGGTTATCGAATCTTTGGACGGCTACGACATGAACACCTATGCGGTAAAGTTGGGTCGCGATTGGGGAATTGGCCAAAACGAACGGAACAACGGCATTGTTTTCCTTTGGTCGACTGGCGACAGAAAAGTGTACATCGCTACGGGGTACGGATTGGAAGGGGCTCTACCCGATGCATATGCCAAACGTATCATCTCGCAAGTGGTTATCCCAAACTTCAAGAACGGACAGTTTTTCAAAGGAGTCGACGAAGGAGTTGACGCCATTATCAATTACACCAAAGGCGAATACCTCAACGATCAAGCCGACGGCGAGCCTGGAGCTAGTGGTTTCCTCATCATTCTAGCCGTGATTGCGGCGGTAATCATTTTGAGTATTATTTTCGGTAAACGCGGAGGAAACGGTGGTGGAGGAATGATGCGAAGAAGCTCATCTGCTTGGCCCTATACCACGTATACGGGTTGGGGAAATCAATCTGGAAACTGGGGCGGCGGTGGCGGCTGGTCTGGAGGTGGTGGCGGTTTCGGTGGTTTCGGAGGAGGAAGCTTTGGCGGCGGCGGTGCCGGTGGCAGTTATTAAAAAAGACCTCAGGGCCAAAAGGCCCCGAGATCTCCGCGAACACTACTGTAATTCAAAAACAGCTTTTTGTTCTATCGTTTCTGCTGTTGTATCTTTTGGGTAAGGATTCACCTCGGTAAGCACAATGCGGAAGCTCTGTCCGTCGACCGTATAAGTTTTCGCATCTGCAAGCCCGGGCGTTACGGTGCAGTCCAAGCAAAGGCCCAAGCTGTCGTTCACCGTAGAACCGATTTCTACCTGCACGCCTACGCGGGCTTCGCCCGCCCAAACGCATTGCACATTTTCTGGACATCGGCTATCGGAAATTTCCAAAAGGCTGATTTTCACATCCTGTCCCTTAAATTCTTTGTCATAGTTTTCTCCTTTGTGCAGGTCGATGGTTCGTACAGGATCGGCATCCGATTTCGCACAATCCAATACGCCAATAACCAGTGCAAAGCCAACAAATAAAATCTTCATTTGTATTACCAATGGTTTAAGATTCAAAATACGGGAACAAAAGCATCCCCAACACAATTGTACAATGTACTCTTAATTACATACGTTTTAATTGCATAAAACGCGTCTTTCATATCCTGTCGAATTCGACTAATTTTGAACAAAAAAGAAAAGAACCCTACAATGGTTTCGTATACCGAAGAAAATTACCTCAAAGCAATCTATCATTTATATACGCAAAATGAAGGGCAGGCCGTGAGCACCAACGACTTAGCAGAAAGCACGCAAACACGTGCCGCTTCGGTAACGGATATGCTGAAGAAACTGGCCGAAAAAAAATACATCAATTATAAAAAATACCAAGGGGTAACGCTTACCGAAGAAGGCACTCGCATTGCCCTGAGAATTATCCGTAAGCACCGCCTTTGGGAAGTATTCCTTGTGGAAAAGCTGGGCTTCAAATGGGACGAAATCCACGAAATTGCCGAACAATTGGAGCACATCAAATCGAGTGAACTGACCAACAGGCTGGAAGCTTATTTGAATTATCCCAAATTCGATCCGCATGGCGACCCCATCCCCGATGCCGAAGGCCAAGTGCCGAAAATCGAAACCAAACCTCTTTCTGAATGCCAAACGGATGAAAAATTGACCATCACCGGCGTATCGGAAGACTCTTCTACGTTTTTGCGGCATCTCGACAAACTGGGCATACAACTTGGTTTGGATTTCGCCATAAACGACATCAGCGATTTCGATCAATCCATTGAAATCGAATTGAGCAATGGAAAAACATTACGTCTGAGCCACGAAGTCGCCAAAAACATTCAGGCCAGTGCGAAAAATTAGTCTTAAAAGAATTTAACTTCTCCATTTTTCCCCGCATTCACTGTACTTTTGCAGGCAAATGAAAATCCTCGACAAATATTTCCTGAAGAAATTTCTGACCACCTATGTCTTTGCGGTCTTTGTAATCGTATTGATTATTCTGGTGATCGACTACGTGGAAAAAAACGACGACTTCATTCAGAAAAATGCGGTATTGAGCGATATCCTCTTCAAATACTATCTCAATCTCGCACCCTATTGGGCCAACACCATCAGCCCTTTGATGATCTTCATTTCTACGGTGTTTTTTACCGCTAAACTGGCAGCCCACAGCGAGATTGTGGCCATCATGACCAACGGAGTGAGTTTCAGGCGTTTGATGCTGCCCTATATCATGGGTTCTACGCTCATCGGCATTTTCTCATTCATTGTGATCGGCTGGTTTTTGCCCAAAGCCAATTCCATTCGTATCGATTTTGAAAACGAGTATGTACACGAAAAATACTTCTTCTCCGACCGCGATTTCCATATGGCTGTCGGCCCCGATACTTACGTCTATTTTTCATCTTACAACAATCAATCGCAAACGGCATTCGACTTCACCATCGAGAAATTCGAAGGCAATGAGCTGATTGAAAAATTAAGTTCGCGGCGAATTGCATACGTAGACAGCTTGCAGAAATGGCGGATTTACGATTACAACATCCGCACTTTGGGTCGTATGAAAGATGAGCTCGTTTCGAACAGAGGCTACGTGGATTCGACGATCAACATGGAGCCGCGAGATTTCGAAAACGCCAAAGGTGCGTATGAAACCTATACCATTCCCGAACTGAACGAAAGGATTGAAGTACTCAAAACCCGAGGAGCAGAAGGCATTGAACCCTACCAAATCGAACTATACCAACGCTTTGCCACACCGTTTGCGGTTATTATTCTGTCGGTAATGGGCCTCATTGTTTCGGCACGAAAACGACGTGGCGGAGTGGGCATTCAAATTGCCATTGGGTTCTTGCTGGCTTTCATTTACATTCTTTTTTACATCATGTCGAAAGGAATTGCCGAATCCGGCAACATGTCGCCCGTTTTAGCGGTGTGGCTTCCGAACATCGTGTTCACCTGCATTGCCACCATCATGTACTTTACGGTACCGCGGTAGGTTTTCAATTTCCTATCTCTTCTGTTGCGAAAAATCAGTACACACAATTCTTCGATTTCCATTGAAAGAATTGCCGACACATTGTAAATTGATGATAAAAAACATGGGAGAGCAAACAAATACATCTGCAGACGATCGGATCACACCAAAAGTGACGGGGATCGGGGGAATTTTCTTTTTTGCTGAAAATCCGCAAGAAGTAAAAAAATGGTACGAAGAAAACTTGGGTTTTGCACTCAATCCTTGGGGCGGAGCCAGTTTTGAATCCCGCGACCTGGAAAACCCCAAAGAAATAAACACCCTCGAATGGACACCTTTTGAAAAGGGCAGCGAATATTTTGCCCCTTCGAAAAAAGAGTTTATGATCAACTATCGCGTGCAAAATATCGAAGGCATGGTTGAAGAACTCAAAGCCAAAGGTGTAACAATTCTCGACGATATCGCCAGCTACGATTACGGCAAATTCGTGCACATTCTGGATAAAGAGGGCAACAAAATCGAGCTTTGGGAACCGGTGTATTCCGAGCCGAGCAGCTCGGATGAAAAAGAGTAAAACGGACGTTTCCCTTCAACAAAAAACAAGTACCAATAGCTTTGTGCAAGCCTTGAATTCACCAGAGCGAAACACGCTTATAATCTTAGATATTTACCTAAATAGAAGATTATTCCCTATTTTTGCGGCCATTAAGGAAACGAAACAATTTGATAATGGCGACAAAAAAAGTAGTCTTGGCATACAGCGGCGGTTTGGATACTTCATTCTGCGTAAAGTACCTCAGTGAAGAGAAAGGAATGGAAGTGCATTCGGTATTGGTAGATACCGGAGGATTTACCGACGAAGAAGTAGCCGATATCGAGAAAAAGGCTTACGAATTGGGCGTAAAAAGCCATCATACTGCTCGAGTAGCAGACAAATATTATCAAGATTGCATCAAGTTTTTGATTTTCGGCAATGTGCTGAAAAACAACACTTACCCCCTTTCGGTAAGTGCCGAAAGGATATTTCAGGCCGTGGCAGTGGCAGAATATGCGAAAAGCATCGGTGCCAATGCAATAGCTCACGGCAGCACAGGAGCCGGAAACGACCAAGTGCGTTTCGATATGGCTTTCCGCATCATTGTTCCCGATGCCGAAATCATCACGCCCATCCGCGATTTGAAACTATCGAGAGAAGATGAAATCGAATTCCTGAAATCGAAAGGTGTGGTAAGGGAATGGCACAAAGCCGCCTATTCTATCAATCAAGGACTGTGGGGCACCTCTGTGGGCGGAAAAGAAACCTTGAACTCCTACGACAATCTTCCCGAATCGGCATTCCCGATTCAAAAAAACAAAGAGGGCGAAGAAGAAGTGCAGTTGCTTTTCGAAAAAGGTGAGTTGAAAGGTGTGGGTGACGCATATTTCGAAAACCCTGTGGATGCTATCCGCAAACTTCATGCTTTGGCTACGCCTTACGGCATTGGTCGTGATACCCATGTAGGCGATACCATTATTGGAATTAAAGGACGGGTAGGCTTTGAAGCTGCCGCACCTTTGATCATCATCAAAGCTCACCATTTGCTCGAAAAACACGTATTGACGAAATGGCAACAATACTGGAAACAGAATATGGCCGAATGGTACGGCATTCAATTGCACGAAGGCCAGTTCAATGATCCCGTGATGCGGGATATGGAGCAGTTTTTCTCCTCTACACAAGGCCATGTAAGCGGAAAAGTACGGGTGAAACTTTCGGCTTACCGCTTCGATTTGCTCGGTATTGAATCGAAATACGATTTGATGTCCGATGCCTTTGGAAGTTATGGCGAAATGAACAATGCGTGGAGCGGCGACGATGTACGCGGTTTCTCTAAAATTGCTTCAAACCAAGTTATGATTTACGAAAAAGTGAAAGAATTGGCCGAGAAAGGCTAAACCCAAGCTTGTATTTATAGACAAAGGCCGAAACGCTCATTCCGCATTTCGGCCTTTAATTTTTTTAAGGACAGACTCGCTTAATCCAAATTCTTGCGAAGGAAGTCTACCCCATTCTTCCAAAAAATACCTTCTATTTCTTCTTGGCTAAATCCTCGTTTTTCCATGTTGACAGCCAATTTCTGAATGTCGGCAATAGACTTTATCCCCATGGGTGTTTGCTCTATTCCAAAAGCTCCATCCAAATCCGACCCGATCATGATATTTTTTGTCGTACCAGCAATATTGGCAATGTGCAACATATGATCAACCAGTCGGTCACGATTGGCCTTCATATTTTTGGGAGTACTGAATCCTCGAATCCAATTGGGCACAACCATCCAAGCGTCCATTGCCATCCCGATCACTGCGTCGACCTCGAGCAAACTCCTGATCATGTCGTCGCTCAATTGTCGATTGTGTGGGGTAATGCGGCGACATAAATGGTGGCTCGCCCACACGGGACCATCGTTCAAATCCAGGGCATCGTAAAAACACTTGTCCGAAAGGTGTGTCACATCAAGAATGATCC
Encoded proteins:
- a CDS encoding LptF/LptG family permease — translated: MKILDKYFLKKFLTTYVFAVFVIVLIILVIDYVEKNDDFIQKNAVLSDILFKYYLNLAPYWANTISPLMIFISTVFFTAKLAAHSEIVAIMTNGVSFRRLMLPYIMGSTLIGIFSFIVIGWFLPKANSIRIDFENEYVHEKYFFSDRDFHMAVGPDTYVYFSSYNNQSQTAFDFTIEKFEGNELIEKLSSRRIAYVDSLQKWRIYDYNIRTLGRMKDELVSNRGYVDSTINMEPRDFENAKGAYETYTIPELNERIEVLKTRGAEGIEPYQIELYQRFATPFAVIILSVMGLIVSARKRRGGVGIQIAIGFLLAFIYILFYIMSKGIAESGNMSPVLAVWLPNIVFTCIATIMYFTVPR
- a CDS encoding metal-dependent transcriptional regulator; protein product: MNKKEKNPTMVSYTEENYLKAIYHLYTQNEGQAVSTNDLAESTQTRAASVTDMLKKLAEKKYINYKKYQGVTLTEEGTRIALRIIRKHRLWEVFLVEKLGFKWDEIHEIAEQLEHIKSSELTNRLEAYLNYPKFDPHGDPIPDAEGQVPKIETKPLSECQTDEKLTITGVSEDSSTFLRHLDKLGIQLGLDFAINDISDFDQSIEIELSNGKTLRLSHEVAKNIQASAKN
- a CDS encoding argininosuccinate synthase encodes the protein MATKKVVLAYSGGLDTSFCVKYLSEEKGMEVHSVLVDTGGFTDEEVADIEKKAYELGVKSHHTARVADKYYQDCIKFLIFGNVLKNNTYPLSVSAERIFQAVAVAEYAKSIGANAIAHGSTGAGNDQVRFDMAFRIIVPDAEIITPIRDLKLSREDEIEFLKSKGVVREWHKAAYSINQGLWGTSVGGKETLNSYDNLPESAFPIQKNKEGEEEVQLLFEKGELKGVGDAYFENPVDAIRKLHALATPYGIGRDTHVGDTIIGIKGRVGFEAAAPLIIIKAHHLLEKHVLTKWQQYWKQNMAEWYGIQLHEGQFNDPVMRDMEQFFSSTQGHVSGKVRVKLSAYRFDLLGIESKYDLMSDAFGSYGEMNNAWSGDDVRGFSKIASNQVMIYEKVKELAEKG
- a CDS encoding TPM domain-containing protein encodes the protein MSKHLSTNTTNLRKQAWLSILAFLSVLFVYQLSYGQNIPKRPNPPRLVNDFVGAFSQTEIQSLEQKLVAFDDSTSNQVAVVVIESLDGYDMNTYAVKLGRDWGIGQNERNNGIVFLWSTGDRKVYIATGYGLEGALPDAYAKRIISQVVIPNFKNGQFFKGVDEGVDAIINYTKGEYLNDQADGEPGASGFLIILAVIAAVIILSIIFGKRGGNGGGGMMRRSSSAWPYTTYTGWGNQSGNWGGGGGWSGGGGGFGGFGGGSFGGGGAGGSY
- a CDS encoding LemA family protein → MKKLGTLVIVGLVILFGLYGCNSYNGLVQKDNKVDELWSNVQTQYQRRADLINNLVKTVQGAADFEKSTLTQVIDARAKATSMQLSASDLTEENLAKFQAAQDQLSGALSRLLVSVERYPDLKANQNFLELQAQIEGTENRISVARNDFNAGVSDYNLSVRTFPMNLMAGIFGFERRAFFKAAESAQDAPDVNFDFK
- a CDS encoding TPM domain-containing protein: MFFTQSEQHEIVEAIKAAELETSGEVKLHVEKHCPTDNPMERAQEVFFMLALDNTALRNGVLFYLALEDRKFAILGDSGIDAKVDDGFWNEVKETLISHFKTGEYVKGLKEGIEKAGLSLKAHFPYQSDDINELSDDISFGDDE
- a CDS encoding VOC family protein, which translates into the protein MGEQTNTSADDRITPKVTGIGGIFFFAENPQEVKKWYEENLGFALNPWGGASFESRDLENPKEINTLEWTPFEKGSEYFAPSKKEFMINYRVQNIEGMVEELKAKGVTILDDIASYDYGKFVHILDKEGNKIELWEPVYSEPSSSDEKE
- a CDS encoding DASH family cryptochrome, translating into MRDILFWFRNDLRLHDNEAFIRATDLGRVLPVYVIDPSIFEVTKLGFKKTGKYRLKFLLESLQDLKNNLQHLGSDLIVRIGKPDEELAKIAQERDVLYVLSSKEVTQEETNLEFELSQRLKRLNIDMELIWQATLYHVRELPLQIKFLPDVFTDFRKIMDKQSVIRRLQPTPEKLHSISDIELGEIPKMTDFGFEEEDENLENVFFKGGETAALERLDEFIWKKEIIKNYKETRNQLLGNDFSSKLSAWISLGCISPRKIYFEVKRYETEILKNESTYWVIFELMWRDYFHFVALKYGVRLFKKCGIKHDLNKTWRKDKKEFKRWRKGKTGIPLIDANMRELQETGYMSNRGRQLVTSFFTKDLKLEWWWGAMYFESKLIDYDVCSNWGNWNYIAGIGNDPRPNRYFNIAMQSEKYDPQGEYIKHWLPELKEVPAHMLHHFDKQKPEELEQYGVILGENYPHPLLTLP
- a CDS encoding DUF547 domain-containing protein, encoding MKSPKNIMKRIHILILILPLFNSCFAVDNFESTAEPITHSLWDQLLKKHVSNTGFVDYAGFAKDEKTLDQYLDLLSSNPPSKSWSANEKLAYWINAYNAFTVKLILDHADEGIKSIKDIGSKVKIPFVNTPWDIKFIKIGKETLDLNNLEHGIIRKQFAEPRIHFALVCAAKSCPPLRNEAYTAQKLDKQLDDQGKRFINDKFKNQVSGNQLKLSKIFSWYGGDFKKSASVIDWVNRYAQVKAKAGTDIAYLDYDWALNGKL